One genomic region from Campylobacter concisus encodes:
- the maf gene encoding septum formation inhibitor Maf translates to MITLASSSPTRANLLKDAGINFTQISFQFDESKIEKNVKPEIYVQNVVKAKKEQFLKENMGLKNLLFADSCVACGDKILGKAKDEKEAIAMLNLQSGNECSVYTAMIFLGEFELINVSKTMYKFKKFDEHDINEYIKNNEWQGKAGAMTIENFNKKYIISQHGETSTAMGLNLKILKAFL, encoded by the coding sequence ATGATAACACTTGCTTCAAGCTCACCAACAAGGGCAAATTTATTAAAAGATGCTGGTATAAATTTCACTCAAATTTCTTTCCAGTTTGATGAGAGCAAGATAGAAAAAAATGTAAAGCCTGAAATTTATGTCCAAAACGTAGTAAAAGCCAAAAAAGAGCAATTTTTAAAAGAAAACATGGGTCTTAAAAATTTACTCTTTGCAGATAGCTGCGTGGCGTGTGGAGATAAAATTTTAGGTAAAGCAAAGGATGAAAAAGAAGCGATTGCTATGCTAAATTTGCAAAGCGGCAACGAATGCAGCGTCTATACGGCGATGATATTTTTAGGCGAATTTGAGCTTATAAACGTAAGTAAAACTATGTATAAATTTAAAAAATTTGACGAGCATGACATTAATGAATACATAAAAAATAATGAGTGGCAAGGCAAGGCTGGAGCCATGACGATAGAAAATTTTAATAAAAAATATATCATCTCCCAACACGGCGAAACCAGCACGGCCATGGGACTAAATTTAAAAATATTAAAGGCATTTTTATGA
- the alaS gene encoding alanine--tRNA ligase — MQNLDIRKAYLDFFKSKGHEVVASAPLVPNDATLLFTNAGMVPFKSIFTGEVPRPTPPIRTSCQTCIRAGGKHNDLDNVGYTARHHTFFEMLGNFSFGEYFKKEAISYAWEFVTEILKLPKDKLYVTVHESDDEAFALWEQHIAKERIYRFGDHDNFWQMGDTGPCGPCSEIFYDQGAEHFNTPEDYMGGDGDRFLEIWNLVFMQYERSADGKLSPLPKPSIDTGMGLERVTAILQGKFSNYDSTLFMPLINEVAKLCGKPYVYESGASYRVISDHIRSVTFLLAQGTTFDKEGRGYVLRRILRRAIRHGYLLGIKEPFMYKLVDKVCELMGEHYTYLNEKKAAVKEQIKLEEERFLATIASGLELFESELKNTKEIFSGEAAFKLYDTFGFPLDLTADMLREKSLKVDEARFDELMSEQKARAKAAWKGSGDKSAKGDFKELLEKFGENKFIGYEELKSKSKILALLDEEFKNIDTLSDGKEGWVMFDVTPFYAQSGGQCGDSGKIVGKANVLDTQKFHGLNLSLVKTNATLKVGDEVELEVGSDRAQIARHHSATHLLHAALRNVLGTHIAQAGSSVEADKLRFDFSHPKALTSEEISKIENLVNEWILNGANSKTELMKLEDAKNSGAIALFNEKYADDVRVVSFGNVSKELCGGTHVKNIDEIGSFFITKESGVSAGVRRIEAVCSRAALNLARSFRAELDELKDELKSTEPLNAVKKLKNELRVLKDKLKNAKNSHELVYLDINKTKLCVTSVDGGDIKTLIDEFKNEHESAAILLIQADESGKISLAAGVKNAPLKAGAWVKFAAQILGGNGGGKDDFATAGGKDASMIEDAIKDSLEYARQALEK, encoded by the coding sequence ATGCAAAATTTAGATATAAGAAAGGCGTATCTTGATTTTTTTAAATCAAAAGGTCACGAAGTAGTAGCTTCTGCACCACTCGTGCCAAATGATGCAACGCTACTTTTCACAAACGCTGGTATGGTGCCATTTAAGAGTATTTTCACAGGCGAAGTGCCACGCCCAACACCACCTATTCGCACTAGCTGTCAGACCTGCATAAGAGCTGGCGGTAAGCATAACGATCTTGATAACGTCGGCTACACAGCACGCCACCACACGTTTTTTGAGATGTTAGGGAATTTTAGCTTCGGCGAGTACTTCAAAAAAGAGGCGATCTCTTACGCTTGGGAATTTGTAACAGAAATACTAAAACTGCCAAAAGATAAGCTTTATGTGACCGTTCACGAAAGCGACGATGAGGCGTTTGCGCTATGGGAGCAGCACATCGCAAAGGAGCGCATTTATAGATTCGGCGATCACGATAACTTCTGGCAGATGGGCGATACTGGACCATGCGGCCCTTGTAGCGAAATTTTTTACGATCAAGGTGCTGAACACTTTAACACGCCTGAAGACTACATGGGTGGCGATGGCGATAGATTTTTAGAGATTTGGAATCTTGTTTTCATGCAGTATGAAAGAAGCGCCGATGGCAAACTAAGCCCACTACCAAAGCCAAGCATCGATACAGGTATGGGACTTGAGCGCGTTACTGCCATCTTGCAAGGTAAATTTAGTAACTACGACAGCACACTTTTTATGCCGCTCATCAATGAAGTAGCAAAGCTTTGCGGCAAGCCATACGTCTATGAAAGTGGCGCTAGCTACCGCGTCATAAGCGATCACATCCGCTCGGTTACATTTTTGCTAGCTCAAGGTACAACATTTGACAAAGAAGGCCGTGGCTACGTACTTCGCCGCATCTTACGCCGTGCGATCCGTCATGGATACTTGCTAGGCATAAAAGAGCCATTTATGTATAAGCTTGTTGATAAAGTTTGCGAGCTAATGGGCGAGCACTACACCTATCTAAATGAGAAAAAGGCGGCTGTAAAAGAGCAGATAAAGCTTGAAGAAGAGAGATTTTTGGCGACAATCGCGAGTGGCTTAGAACTATTTGAGAGCGAGCTTAAAAATACAAAAGAAATTTTTAGCGGGGAGGCTGCGTTTAAGCTTTATGACACATTTGGCTTCCCACTTGATCTAACGGCTGATATGCTTAGAGAAAAGAGCTTAAAAGTCGATGAGGCAAGGTTTGATGAGCTTATGAGCGAGCAAAAAGCACGTGCAAAAGCTGCTTGGAAAGGCAGTGGCGATAAGAGTGCAAAGGGCGATTTTAAAGAGCTACTTGAGAAATTTGGCGAGAATAAATTTATAGGCTATGAAGAGCTTAAAAGTAAAAGTAAAATTTTAGCCCTACTTGATGAAGAATTTAAAAACATAGATACGCTAAGTGATGGCAAAGAGGGCTGGGTAATGTTTGATGTAACTCCATTTTACGCTCAAAGTGGCGGCCAGTGCGGCGATAGCGGTAAGATAGTGGGCAAAGCAAATGTGCTTGATACGCAAAAATTTCATGGACTAAATTTATCTTTAGTAAAAACTAATGCAACGCTAAAAGTTGGTGACGAAGTAGAGCTTGAAGTTGGCAGTGATAGAGCCCAGATCGCGCGTCACCATAGCGCCACACACTTGCTTCATGCAGCCCTTAGAAACGTGCTTGGCACGCATATCGCTCAAGCTGGCTCAAGTGTAGAAGCGGATAAGTTAAGGTTTGACTTCTCTCATCCAAAAGCACTTACTAGTGAAGAAATTTCAAAGATTGAAAATTTAGTAAATGAGTGGATACTAAATGGTGCTAACTCAAAAACAGAACTTATGAAACTTGAAGATGCTAAAAATAGTGGAGCTATCGCACTATTTAATGAAAAATACGCTGATGATGTGAGAGTCGTTAGCTTTGGTAATGTCAGCAAAGAGCTTTGTGGCGGTACACATGTGAAAAATATAGATGAGATAGGATCGTTTTTCATCACAAAAGAGAGCGGCGTAAGTGCTGGTGTTAGGCGTATAGAGGCTGTTTGCTCAAGGGCTGCACTAAATTTAGCAAGGTCATTTAGAGCTGAGCTTGATGAGTTAAAAGATGAGTTAAAGAGCACCGAGCCACTAAATGCGGTCAAAAAGCTAAAAAATGAATTAAGAGTTTTAAAAGATAAACTAAAAAATGCTAAAAATTCTCATGAGCTAGTCTATTTAGACATAAATAAAACCAAGCTTTGCGTCACAAGCGTAGATGGTGGAGATATAAAAACTTTGATAGATGAGTTTAAAAATGAGCATGAAAGTGCTGCTATTTTGCTAATCCAAGCTGATGAGAGTGGCAAAATTTCTCTTGCAGCTGGAGTCAAAAATGCTCCTTTAAAAGCTGGTGCTTGGGTAAAATTTGCAGCGCAAATCCTAGGTGGCAATGGCGGTGGCAAAGATGACTTTGCAACAGCCGGTGGCAAAGATGCATCGATGATAGAAGATGCGATAAAAGACTCACTTGAGTACGCAAGGCAAGCCTTAGAAAAATGA